The following proteins are co-located in the Wenzhouxiangella marina genome:
- the groES gene encoding co-chaperone GroES: protein MNLRPLHDRVIVKRVEEERTTPGGIVIPDSAAEKPIRGEVLAVGNGKVLDNGEQRGLDVKVGDTVLFGKYSGTEVKVDGEELLVMREDDIMAVIES from the coding sequence ATGAATCTGCGTCCCTTGCATGATCGCGTGATCGTCAAGCGCGTCGAAGAAGAGCGCACCACTCCTGGCGGCATCGTCATTCCTGATTCGGCAGCCGAGAAACCCATTCGCGGTGAAGTCCTGGCCGTCGGCAACGGCAAGGTCCTGGACAACGGCGAGCAGCGTGGCCTGGACGTCAAGGTCGGCGACACCGTCCTGTTCGGCAAGTACTCGGGCACCGAAGTCAAGGTCGACGGCGAAGAACTGCTGGTGATGCGTGAAGACGACATCATGGCCGTCATCGAGTCCTGA